In Apis cerana isolate GH-2021 linkage group LG5, AcerK_1.0, whole genome shotgun sequence, a single genomic region encodes these proteins:
- the LOC107997625 gene encoding single-strand selective monofunctional uracil DNA glycosylase, with product MSNSRKTKTRRDSDSIDVNFKRIKLSNENNSEIEDNKIPNDASLGNISEQVLSVERDLVIELGKITFHSPIEYVYSPLEYAFNIHTMYVQKYCNTIKKILFLGMNPGPWGMSQTGVPFGEISMVRDWLKICGPVGKPVKEQPKRKVTGFQCNRSEISGKRLWSLFQKLCGSPEKFFQQAYIHNYCPIALMKKNGCNITPAEIKGSEIQILHSSCDKALLDIIKIIKAEIIIGIGGYAEKRAQFVIQSSKLPVKVLCLPHPSPRAVNNKNWSEKATKKLSEFGLLECFIS from the exons ATGTCGAATTCAAGAAAAACTAAAACAAGACGTGATAGTGACTCGAtagatgttaattttaaaagaattaaattatcaaatgaaaataattctgaaatagAGGATAATAAAATTCCCAATGATGCATCACTTGGAAACATATCTGAACAAGTACTATCAGTAGAACGTGATTTAGTCATAGAATTAGGAAAAATTACATTCCATTCGCCAATAGAATATGTTTATAGTCCACTTGAATAtgcatttaatatacatactatgtatgtacaaaaatattgtaatactatcaaaaagatattatttcttgGAATGAATCCCGGTCCTTGGGGTATGTCTCAAACTGGTGTGCCATTTGGTGAGATAAGCATGGTTCGGGATTGGTTAAAAATTTGTGGTCCTGTGGGAAAACCAGTCAAAGAACAACCAAAGAGAAAAGTAACAGGATTTCAATGCAATCGCAGTGAGATCAGTGGGAAAAGATTATGGAGCCTTTTCCAAAAATTGTGTGGAAGTccagaaaaattctttcaacaagcatatatacataattattgtcCTATtgctttaatgaaaaaaaatggctGCAATATTACACCAGCCGAGATAAAG ggaTCAGAGATACAAATATTACATTCTAGTTGTGACAAGgctttattagatataattaaaatcataaaagctGAAATTATAATTGGTATTGGTGGATATGCAGAAAAGCGAGCACAATTTGTAATTCAATCATCAAAATTACCTGTTAAG gTATTATGTTTACCTCATCCAAGTCCACGtgctgtaaataataaaaattggagtGAAAAAGCAACCAAAAAATTAAGTGAATTTGGATTACTTGAATGTTTTATATCTTAG